CAACGAGAATATTCTCATCACACGACTACTAAGTCAATAGTTCTCCAACTTTGATATTGTTCAATAACTTTGTccaatgaatatatttttgttcaacTACGGTTAAGTTGATAAACCCTCTAACTTTAGTCTTGCCTAACGAGTTTATTATTGTCCAACTACTACCATACATTAACTTGGAAtatgttgattttgtttttttaatcaaattttattaaaggtattaatgttttaaatgtttcatGAGGCGTGTTTGACTATATATCTCACACTTTGCATCTTTTCATATAGAAAATCgttttccaaaaatattctcttttttattgaatataatattttatataattatattttatatattttatattaaggttaatttttttcaaattttaactcaatttaattttttaacttgaaatatgttgattttgtctttttaataaaattttattaaagttaataatgttttaaatgtgtttaaaatattaaatattaaatgtgtTTAAAACAgagtttaattaaataattaaattggtttaaatttcaaaaaatactaatttaaatttgactaaaaaacatatttgactttttatatttaattagttaaaagttCTGGAGGTGCTGGGGTCTTTTATTAGTATTACAcataacatatttttgtttattatatcaGTGAAGATATAAACAATTTTCTACGCGTAACATTGGCTTTGAACAATTATATATAGTCATATGTAACCTGTATTAGTTTTATATCAACTTTGAAAgatcaaactttaaaaattattgttattaattacaGATAAAATTGCCCCacttatttcaattaaataactattaaatttctttaataacttaattacggatacttgattttatttttctgaaaaggTTATATTGACCATCGGTTAAATACATAACCATATTGTTTAATAGCTGTCAAAATGTTGTTTAATAGTAATATATTCgtatacaattaatatttttttaaaagaaactaTAAGAAGTATCTATATATTTGACTGTTGACTGGATTTGATAATAGATTAGTTGAAATCAATAACGAGAGATAAGTTAagtatgttttaattaattcgTAATTACCTTttcttaaaaacataataataaaaattgaaattttaatatttgtaataaagtTAACACGGAAATAATTGTTTTGGATATATATCTTtcgttaaatttatttgtagaCTCGTTCATAAATTCAATCTTAATAatgtgattaatttattttgaacaaaaaaaCACATGTTTTCAGCAACTTAGGAAGAGAATTAAAGtaacatattttcaaaattattttgaattgtcacATTCATTCGAGTCAAATTTCTCACACAAATTCAGaacactttttcttttgtcattttCAAATTACTTTATCCTGAAAAGGATAGTATGTAGTTTTTTAAcgtaaaaatttgaaaaactacaCCACTTTAAATTTTGAGGATATTTTTTCGAAAAAGGTATTtccaattcaaattaattactGATTTGAAAAGTTGATTTTATATTAATGCGTGTGGATTTATCTcgatagaaaattaaaataattaaaacatagtAAGTTAGCATATTCAGTACTGAGAAAATTAGAGTATTACTGTTTTTTCTTTAAGGCAGTGAAGTAATTAGAAACTCcccttaattaatatatatattacgtcAATTAATTATGTTTGGCTAAGTAACTATTCGTTCTTAGATTTAATCTctatttattgttataataatGGTAACGTATCATCACATTAGTAATTTTAATGGTAACAATTCACTTGCCACGTGCCAAACGTGTTAGCCTAGTCTGAATAAATTGGACAAAAATTCTATGTGCTGGgttgaaacaattttttatagttataaaaacaaaataaattgaatgtTTCTAATGGTTAATTCTAAAAGGTGTAATAGCCTCTTTTGTCCCCAATTGTGCTTGATTGTGCCAATTTGGTCcttggttttaaaaaagtgtctaCTTGGTCCTGACTTAGTAAATTTTGTATCAACGTTGTCCTTTCcgttaaaaagaaacaaacgaAGTTAATAATATGATGATATGGcagtttctttttaatttttttttaatctttgggCCACCTATTCCCTCCTGCCACGTCAGCATTCAGCAAAAACCCTAATTCCTCCACCGTCAGCCAAACCCTATCTGCCACCACCACCTTGCCACGCCGCAACAATGAAGTCCAAACCATATCCAATTGTGCCGCCACCACCCACACCGTCAATGCCGCAAAGAACCTGCAACCACCACATCGTCTTTCACCATCAATGCCACAACCACCCACACTGTGAAACCCATCCACCACCATGAACCATTCCGCGTCGTCACCACCATGTCACGTCGTCACCACGATGTCGTGTCGTCACCACGATGTCGTGTCGTCACCACGATGTCGCGTCGTCACCACCATGCCGCGTTGTCACCACCTTGCCAGAAATCGCACAACCAGGTTCGAACCTACCCTCCATCATCAATCTAGTGCAACCCAAAtcaccaacaacaacatcatcttcttcctcgcAATTAAGACCCAGAAAAATTCCCAATTTTCGAGCTCCCAATTCGCGCAGATCGGACAACCCTCACACCATCCCAATTCGCACCGCCACCATTGCGAGACCCATAAGCTTTTCCTAGCGTCACCATGACCTCGCAACACGCCACCATGCcacaaaaccattaaaataGTCAAATCTAAATCGAGCTCAACGTCTAAACACTAGAAAACTAACATatctgaaaaaagaaaaaaaagcaaaaaaaaaacaatacctTGCTCTTGGTGACAGAGTCATTAACATTAATAGCAGGGAACAAAAGAGTCCCATTGGCCTGCATATGATACAGCCTCTTCACACCAGTGGTAGTCTATTCAGAAACCCCAACAATACGCTCCTTCATCTTGCGGTACTTGGTGGGGTCGGTCTTCAACCCATCTTTGGTGATGGTAAGCACGATCTGGAACTCAACCTTGTCAGTGGAAGCGGGGTCGAGGAACGCGTCGATTTTCTCATAGAGCTCCTCGGCCTTGACACCCTTGTGGATGAGGAGGGTGGCGTCACCACCGTCGTCGATGATGAGGTCAGGACCGCCGTCGGGGCCCTAATCAAGGTGTTGTCGCAGGCGATGACAGCGGCGGCGTGGTCCTGGGTGGAGAAGATGTTGTAGGAGCACCAGCGAACCTCGGCGTCCCGTGCCCTAACTCAATGTTTTCCCAAATTCTATAACCCAATTTGTAAAATCCACCTCAACCTCTCATTGCTTACCAAGTCATCACGCAGATAACTTAAAATTGACATGTTACCAATTTATACTGTCATATCATCAATTCATTAACATCGTTAGTGTTTTTTAACGAAAGGGATaaaattgacacaaaatttACTAAGTCAGGACCAAgtagacattttttttaaaaccaataACCAAATTGACACAACCGAGCACAATTGGGACAAAAGAGGCTATTAAGCCATTCTAAAAACCTTATaccaattaataaataaataataataataataataataataataataataataatagaatgtGATTGATAGCACATAGACACAAATATCACACGAGGTTTACATTTGAAAAACTGTATATTATGAATTTACGTGGCGCGATGTGATAGGTGAATAgtactttttaaaattgcaAGTACCAACCATAAATCGTGATAATTATTTTGTGTGAGAAAgtcttatataaatataaagtctTCTTATTATCCTGTTATAAAACACTGCTCATGTTCACTTCTTTTTCATTCTCATTCTCTCCAAAGCCACACAAGAGTGCATGAAACAActtcaaaaattcaattatcaTCCATGGCTGCAGATTCCAACTCAAACTTCGGAATCACCATTGAAAGAAATCCTCCACAGTCACGCCTAGCTGAGCTGAACATCAAGTGCTGGCCCAAGTACATGCCCTTCCTTCTCTGATTCTCTTTTGCTATGTATTGTGAAAAGGAATAATGAACTTGTATATGTAGATTGTGTAGCTTTGACTGTTATATTCTTTAACAAGAATTGAGTTTCAGTGTAAAACAATTGTTGTGTTTATGATGTTTAAATTTGACAGAAAAATAGTATGAGAGGCAGTTGATATATGGCATGTGTGTTTTTGGCTTGTGAAAAAATAGAATGATGGAATGCACTGACACTGTGAAAACTGTAATGAAAGGTGGGGTTGTTCTCCAGGGAAGTACCAGTTGAAATTTGATGCAGAAGAGACATGTTACTTGGTGAAAGGGAAGGTGAAGGCTTACCTAAAAGGATCATCAGAGTTTGTAGAGTTTGGAGCTGGGGACCTTGTGACCATTCCAAAGGGACTCAGTTGCACTTGGGATGTGTCTCTTGCAGTGGATAAGTACTACAAATTTGAATCAAATTCTTCTGctacatcatcatcttcttaaGTACTCATTTCGAcaaattattatgattaattaGGTTAATTTTAGCTTGTATGATTCATCAACTTGCTATCATTcattgaaaagaagaagaaaaaaaagataaaaaatggtTGTCTGATTGCTGTTGTTTGAACGTGGGGGGAATCGAATTGAGATGCTATGGCTgacagaaagaaagagagagactgaaatgaatgataattattttagtcaAAGAAGGAGAAAACATATCGGTCAATGCATGAAGTCCTGTATCTAcgtgtaaaaatataaaagacagcTTTTATTGTTCCTTTGACTGGTCAACGATTTTGGATggaattttaattgaataatgaATGTTGATTTTgctaaagaaaagaaacaatgGATATGATTTGGACACGTGAATCGATGTGTTCTGCTCTGTCATACTTTCTCATCTCATGACTACGACCGATtccactttcttctttttttttttttctcttcatttcatttcacttCCTTCTTTTTATTCTTCCATTTTCCATGTTTTAACCATTCATCGTTTTAATCACATCAAGTTATTGCCTTTGTGTtgtgatttgattttttattaaaaaatattagtaagaTATATTAAGGGTCCATTTAAGTTACACGTGAAGAATATATAAGTTTTGTTAAACTTATCTTCGTTaacatttttttccctttaaatttttaaataatatatcatatagaataattacatgaaatattttaactaaactaaggaataaaaataaaaagttttcaaatcTAATAAtgtttattgtttaattaaatgtttttaaataaatatttatcattattgaTGCCTCGTTTTTAACTTCTctagtttgaaaataatatttcaagatAATTTCCTTCCTATGAAGTGGAATATAGGAGGAGTCCACGACATGAGGATAAGTACAGGGTTTTAAGATATTGTATTTAGGGAAAAAGATTTGCACATGGCCCTTTATAATGGCtacattcttttcttctttggaATTTATCGTGTTCATCCTTTTCCTTcaattctttcttatttttttaaagggaGAGTATCTTTTGTTTCAGCAGTTTAGCAACCATCTATTTGGATTCTTATTCATTTAGACGTTCTATCTTGTTGTACTCCCCAAAGCAGGGACCAAATTTATAATTGATACGAGTTGAAATTTGAAAAGATGTTACAActcaaagaaaatgaaatataaaaaaataaaaaccgacCACATTAAAGAGGCAAAAGCCAATTCAAACTTTTCTCATTTAGGAGGGAAGACCAACGACAACTTCTGCCGTGCCCCACAATTACCACACACCATGACATGTATCTCTATCCGCTCATTTTCACTtcgggtgttgctccctccaccaccactccttctccctccacctccttAACTctctacaaaaaaaatttaattataaaaaatagtctttttacttttaatcctatttatttattttattctgaaaCTCTAAATTCCTACTTACTTTTATTCACCTATTTTCACTCACGCAGCCCTACCCTTCCACTCTCCCAattctcactttctctcttttcatatTCTCATCCCCTCAAACTCTCACCGGATCCGTTTCTTCTCATCTCCCAACTCTTACTTCTCTTCTCCATATCAATTTGATTCTTTTTCATATTCCTGTCTCCATATCTGTTTGGTTTCGTCATGCGGTGGTGTGACTTTTCATGGTGCGGCGATGCAGGATGTTTGCGGTGGTCATTCTGTGCTGCAGCAGATCCAAAcgataatgaatattttatgactaacatcataaagaaataattatattgacattgataaaaaattataaataacatccatggaaacatatattattaatgttgataaaaaaaatgattgcaAAATAAATCTGAAAATTAACCACAATCGATTTTTAACACGAGagaaatattgattattattagtAAAATGTGTTAAAGTATTTGTATCACAATTTCAAAACGACaacgaaataaaaaaaatgaaaaatgtatacatgaaataattaaaaaaaatgaaaaatgtatacatgaaataattaaaaaaaattcaaaagttcaaaattcttactatttaattataatttaaaattttctaaatttaaatgatcaaattcctcccttaaagttttaaattttcaatattttaatttttttatttaaataattatataaaatgtttcaaccttttataaaattaactatccTCCACAATATTTTTTCTGACACATTACGACATATATTTTTTCTCCAttaatcaacattttttatgtgAGATTGCTTAACTCATTGGTGTGGATAAGATAAACAATCAGAAAGTTCAAaagatacaataataaaaagaaacataaaagagagaaagaaacagaagaaaatgaaacatagAAACATAGTTCCACTGTTAAAATGGTTGTGTTGTTTGGATGATGAGAtcgaaaagagaaaaaaacagcATAACTGTCAATAACAAATGCTTATTGGTTAAGCATAAACCAGACCATCGCATTAGAAAATATTAACtctagaaataaaattttattgaaaggTAAAGCAAGAATAGAAAAGTAGAGAGAGGAATAAAACAGGAATAaggaggtggaggaagcaaGAAGTGGTGGTAAAGAATGCAACTCaatatttatcaaattcaaTAATGGAACGTACATTCAGCAATTGAAACTCCTTCGAAAACAGGAAGTTTCAAGAACAATCGGTTTCTCTCGAACatctaaaaaaagaaattatttctttaaaataaacagATTTATATTACAGTGAATGTGCTTAGAGATTAGTATATGCATTCAGCGACATTTGGAATTAGTATACCTAGAATAGCAAAATTACCTATGACCTCGATAGTATGTTATTTTTGTCTACATACAGAGGTTTCAACAAATTCCataagaaaaaacttaaaatgagCTTGTTAACATTGACAGTGTGTATCTACCCAAAgcttaaatgtaaaaatatctAGGATCCACACTCGTAGGACAGGACCTACATAACATGGATATATTAAATGTTTGGCGTCCGCATGGTGTAATTTAGTGGCATGTCGTGTTGCTAGAGAATTTCCCGGAGacgaagaaggaaaaagaaaaagaaaaaaaaacaaacattttcTTTCACTACTAACGTTACACAGGTAGAAACGGAGATTCCCACTTATGGGTTGAAGGAGGGAGGGGGTTGGAGAggaaaataagaaatacaaaCATGTTAACAAAGGAAAATGTTAGTACATACTCATACAtggataatacaaaaatatacatttgGTACTGCAGTGAGTGAAGTTCCACCATCGGTTGCATGGGCTCAGCACTGGATATGGTTATGTTTGGGCAGATCATCAGCAGAGAGCTGCATGGGGATaagaaatacattttaaaacCTCATGCACGTGAAAAGAAGGATAATTTCTATCAGAGTATGTACCTCCCAAGAGTTGAGCTTTAAATGGTTGAATTGTTTTTTCAATAACTTCACTGGTTGAGTTGTTGATTAAAAATCAAGGTGAGAGAATCTCTACTCTGAATATATAGTACATCTTATGGTGAGAAAGCTCAACTCCTTGAGAGGTCCACCTCTCCCTATAATTAtcctgaaacaaaaaatatttcgtATCCACTACTTGCATAAAAAAGCTTATCCTGTATgggtttatatattttacataaccACAAACGCAACCAAAGGACTGGGGCTGGCGTAGAAGGCTTACCATGTGAGTTGCACTGTAATGTGAATCAAATCTTTGAGTTCCATGTCCAATCATTTATGTAAACCTAAAACAGGCAGTAAATTTGTAAGGATAAATAAACTAAACGTCAATAATTATGATCCAAATGCATATTAACGTAAAGGAATGCCATTGTAAAAACAAAAGCTAGCATGTTCCTTAATTCACTCTTCCGAAGAGTTGAATAAGGAGATGTAATTCCTACAAGCGAATACTCAAAAAAGTCAAAATGATTATTCTTTgaaacaatcaaacaaattttcattcAACTCTTCGGAAACCATTCTGACATTTACTCCAACCAAGTTCACTCTACTTCAAAGATACCACCACTCATCACAGATCCGTCACCTTTTTACACTTAACGTGGGTCAATCCTCCAATATTCATAGGCAACACGCTTTTCATATGAAGGCAATGAATCACGCAAAATCCAATATGTACTCTTTTAACCACTAAAAACCTTACCAAATATCGTATGGTTTCAGAAAAAGGATTGACTTGTAGTTATTGGCAAATGCTGATCCAAAAGCACAAGCGAGAGACTCAAACTTTGACAACTACTTaagtaaaacatattttaaaaaccaaTTTGGCTTATAttctttaaagtaaaaataaaactgtCATGCTGCATCATCCCACCAAAAAAACATGATGTCGCTTTGGCGTGATCATCACATCAGAGTTTAAGTGATTGTATCATCAGCATAGTCTAGCCTTAATCCTCCTCTGACATTGACTATTTTACTCATCAAAACATAGACAAAAATCAAACCACGCGTAACTTCCTAGTTGTCAAATAAACTATAAATCCTAAAAGAATCATTATATAACCTTGCTCACTGACTGACTCCAATAATGGTCTCCTCAGGAAAGTAACTTGGTCCGTTGCCATTCACTGCATGGGCACCGTCATACTGGAGGACCCTAAGCTTTCCTTCCTACAACCACAGGCAAAAGATTACCACTTAACTAATATAAGCTAAAGCATACATCATTGGTCACCCCAGTAAAACCGTACCTTTGTTCCATAAACTAGTCCTCCCCCAGCAAAAGGATGAAAGCATGCCACATTGACCTCGTCTTCTGCACTAGGAAGCACCCTAACAAGTTCCATATCTGACACCCTATATACCtgaaaaataaagcaaattCATAGACATGAAATTCAGACCAAAAccatttcaaaacaataagagaACAGACAATATGAATGACAACAATTAGAGTCAGCCCATAGATTAAGCATAACTAGTTGAACAGTTGTCTATACAACAGTTTAGGCAGATAGATGTCATGATCCAAAACCAGCAAATGCAATTCATACTAAAGATTATACAGATTACAAAGGGCTTGTACATGTGAGAGAATTCACATtggaaaaattttaattaagagcTTTTTACCTCTAGCACTGTGTATATAGGTAATGTTGTTTCTCCATCAATAACAATACTTTTAAGAAGAGAACCATGACGTCGACCATAGGCAAGTAGTATGTGCTCAGATGTAGGAGAGAACTACACACCAAACAGCAATTGCACAAAAgttattataagaataaatttaaaaacatgtatCACTAAAAGGGGGAACATATCTCTAATAAGGCAGCGCGTGGAGAGAGAAGAAACAATTTATAAAACACGAATATCAAAATAGTGGTACAATTGTATGCAGAAAAGGAAAGATAGtgtaataagaaaatattgatCACATCTTAGAATATCCTTCAGGATCGGATTTTCATCATCTCATAGACTGATTACCATATTTTCTGATATCATTATTTGTTTCCTAGTTATTTATTTGTTAGGAATATGATTAGAGAAAATAAGGGTTAAAGCTCTAGGTTTGATGAACACATCAATACGTTGTAAATATATCACAATTAATTTCAACTTGTGCTTCATTCTCTTCTTTATATCTTCCTCCCTTTACACCTAAACCTCACAATTTCAACAAAGAAAATTATGAATGGGAAAGCACTCTGTTCAGAGTTAATAAAGGTTGGTCCAAAAAAGTGTCAAGTTGTCAACAAGATTGCCCTACCAATAGTCAATTTGGAAGAAAAACAAATCCTCAACGGACtaatttcaatatatgaaaACTGAGAGACCAAAGCAATACAAGTTGTTCAGGGACCAAATTGTGCGTATGTGTGTTAGTTGCATAAAACGTAGGGCACACAGACTAACATAAAGATAAAGTAATGAACCTGAATTGATGTCAGACAATGAGCTGCTCTAATTGCCCGTGATGCAAGCACCAACCCAAATCTGTTCaacataaataaacaaaaaaaccaACTGAGTATGTGAATGATTTCAATTGGAAGCAATAAATGAAGTAAACAAGCCTTACGTTGCCTCCTCAAGGGAATATATCCGCAACTCATACATAACTTGGTGTGCTGAGATTGGATGTCGGGTTGGTGATGTTGCAACACCCGGCTCTTGGTGTACTGGAGTTATTAAGCCTGGATCAGCCTCTATATGAGGAAGCATACATGCAACACAGGCGGCCAAAAATCTACCACATGGTGAAAAATGAGCACCCATTTCACTGCAGAAAGGAAAATATACAACTTTGtgagttgaaaataaaaatataagcaCAGTTAAATATAGGATACAGTTTGAATTCAATCTCTGAGGTAAGAATGCCAAATGAACATAGTTATGACTAAATTAAGTATAACACCATTACTATTAAGGGACAAATAGTGAGTTCATAATCATTCACCacgaaaaatgaaaaaagaagttATCAACCCACATTATGCACACAAactaaattttctaaaataacaatttgacaCGAAAGAATTACACTATTTCAACAAGGAGATATAATAACATCAGAAGGTACCTGCAGAGGACAGCATGTGGTATGTTCAGACGACATCTGTCGGCATTAAGTGGGACACAAGGATTTTTTATGTCATGTGACCACACTCTTAACTTCACAGTGCAGGGCAACTCTGCCGCTGCTGCAGCAGCCACTGATGTAGCGGCAAGTTCTGATTGAATTCGACTCATGATTGTTTGGATATCGGATCCATCATGTGAATTATTAATAGAAGTAGCAAGATTGCCTGATTCAGATACAGGTTGACGGGATTGTGAAAAATGATTCCGTAAACCTGATCTCGTTGAAGAACCTGGTATGCTGATGCTGCCAGTTATTGCTGAAGATGGAATTGCTGCATCATTATTAGAACCGGAAAGATTAGATGGCATTATGGAAGAACCAATCTGTTGGGCTAGAATGTCACGGCTAGCACCCATGTGAGGAAGCATTGAAGGAACACCAACTTGGCTTTGACCCATTAACCATCCTTGCAGAAAAGGCAACTCCCATGCACTTGGATCTCTTGAACTAGAAGGAAAAAACTGGTTAAATTGACCCAACTCAGAGGGAACCCCACGGTTGGCAGTTTGCCTAGACAGTCCATGTAGCACACCATTAAAAGAATAGGTATTAGTAGAGTTTCCATGTTGGCTTCCTTCAGCAGGTCTGGTTTCATCCGTCTCCATACCATCCATTGTGAGATTACTGAGGCCAATTCCCATTCCATTAGAGAAAGAAGTATGGGTGGGATATTCTGTAGCAGTGTGAGAACTAGTGGGCATCTCAGAGAATGTATCCATGGGAGACACAGTGGCCTCATGTTGCTCTGTTGCACTTGTATCTGCTTGTAACTGTACCATGGCAGAAGACTCAATTTGCATGCTACCTGAGCCCACATCATGACTAGAATGTTGTAGTTCTGTTCTTGACTCGTCAAGAGTATATGAGGGCATAAAAAAGAAAGGGAATGACACATAAGGTAGTTCGGTGGACAAACTAATATGTTCTGTAGGCTGAATATTTGTGACAAAAACAGCAGGTGGAGGATATTGTAAATAGCCAAGAGATGTTGCCTCTGTCATTGAGGAATCTGAAGAGTCAAGATCATTGACCTGCGCATCAATACAAAGTATGTTAACCAAAAGGAAAATCCAAAAAGTAGCATTCTGAATAGCATGGACATACACAACCAAAATCGTTCACCTCGGCAGTTAAAAGATATGGTGCGGCATGTGGGTGAAAATGCACAGCCCGAAGTGAGCGCTTTGTCTTCAACACAAATATAGGAGAGGATGCTTCACCTTTTTTGTTGTGGTGCCATATGTACAACTGAGACAGTATTTCACAAAGCGGTATAAAAAAACAGACTCCAAAATGTGAGATCAAAACACAACAGTTCATCTAAGATATAAAAACATGGGAGAAAAAGTAGTACCTTGTGGCCAGATGCAACAGCAATTATTTCACCTTTGGCATGAAAAGCAATAGATGCAATGGGGCGGTCtgtgagaaaaaaaatccaCTCAATTCATGAGAGAAACCAATATACAAAAGAAAGGGACAAAGAACATATTTAGTAACagttaaagaataatttagaaaGGTAAGAGAGATTGTCAATGAGTAAACATACAGAAATGATGAGATATTATGCACTCTGATGTGTTGGCATCCCATAAACGAACTTCTTGATCCAAGCTCCCACTCGCAAGTATATGTGGATGCAATGGATGGAACCTAACCTGTACCATTAACACAAAGGTCAAATTTTGGGTATGATTAGCACATAGTTAAAAACAATTGGGGGCGGGGAGTGCATCATGAAACACAAGAATATTTCCAACAGGAGAGAGGGAGGATTACAATAGTTACACCTGGTTGGGTTACACAAGGTACAATTTTAGACAAAAGGGCCTAATGTATTGGAAATGACACATGCACCATTTATTGGCAAATCAACTGGAGTGGAATCACCAGTCTCGTATTCCTTTTTCTAATTAAAACTTGCAAAATTGGAAATGAGATacacataattgattatagAAATTGTTAAAACCCTGACAACAGTTAATGATATTTTCAACCAACACTGTGTGGCAAAAGTTCACATATTATTAAGCTTCAAGCAATGGTCATGGGTCTTGGTGAATGGATTCATAAGGAAAGGAAGGATTTTGTGGCACAAACCAAAGTGGTAAACGGTAAAAAGGGAATAAACGGTACATGTACAACTTCCGCTGTACCCATTGATTT
This sequence is a window from Vigna angularis cultivar LongXiaoDou No.4 chromosome 2, ASM1680809v1, whole genome shotgun sequence. Protein-coding genes within it:
- the LOC108322993 gene encoding uncharacterized protein LOC108322993, whose product is MAADSNSNFGITIERNPPQSRLAELNIKCWPKWGCSPGKYQLKFDAEETCYLVKGKVKAYLKGSSEFVEFGAGDLVTIPKGLSCTWDVSLAVDKYYKFESNSSATSSSS
- the LOC108323001 gene encoding uncharacterized protein LOC108323001, with amino-acid sequence MTGFSRSRDHASSSSHNSNSSGSNVFNLLARREISPRTKYVAKWHWVEASKSKSSPYSRPKNEVVRDARRGLLSWVEAESLRHLSAKYCPLLPPPRSTIAAAFSSDGKVLASTHGDHTVKIIDCETGSCLKVLVGHRRTPWVVRFHPLHPHILASGSLDQEVRLWDANTSECIISHHFYRPIASIAFHAKGEIIAVASGHKLYIWHHNKKGEASSPIFVLKTKRSLRAVHFHPHAAPYLLTAEVNDLDSSDSSMTEATSLGYLQYPPPAVFVTNIQPTEHISLSTELPYVSFPFFFMPSYTLDESRTELQHSSHDVGSGSMQIESSAMVQLQADTSATEQHEATVSPMDTFSEMPTSSHTATEYPTHTSFSNGMGIGLSNLTMDGMETDETRPAEGSQHGNSTNTYSFNGVLHGLSRQTANRGVPSELGQFNQFFPSSSRDPSAWELPFLQGWLMGQSQVGVPSMLPHMGASRDILAQQIGSSIMPSNLSGSNNDAAIPSSAITGSISIPGSSTRSGLRNHFSQSRQPVSESGNLATSINNSHDGSDIQTIMSRIQSELAATSVAAAAAAELPCTVKLRVWSHDIKNPCVPLNADRCRLNIPHAVLCSEMGAHFSPCGRFLAACVACMLPHIEADPGLITPVHQEPGVATSPTRHPISAHQVMYELRIYSLEEATFGLVLASRAIRAAHCLTSIQFSPTSEHILLAYGRRHGSLLKSIVIDGETTLPIYTVLEVYRVSDMELVRVLPSAEDEVNVACFHPFAGGGLVYGTKEGKLRVLQYDGAHAVNGNGPSYFPEETIIGVSQ